In a genomic window of Lycium ferocissimum isolate CSIRO_LF1 chromosome 9, AGI_CSIRO_Lferr_CH_V1, whole genome shotgun sequence:
- the LOC132032055 gene encoding secreted RxLR effector protein 161-like, producing MSQPRVPHYEAALHVLKYFSSTSDFGLFFNNSPSFSLVGYCDSYWASCSSSRKSVSVYVLLLGGCPVSWKLKKQVTIALSSAEAKYRALRKLVAEIVWLVRLLDELTVPSVVPVSIDSQIADVLTKALPGVQHGTLFSKLGMVSHSSLRGDVNT from the exons ATGTCTCAACCCAGAGTTCCTCATTATGAAGCAGCATTGCATGTcctcaaatatttttcaagcaCTTCAGACtttggtttattttttaataactcTCCTAGTTTTTCTCTTGTGGGATATTGTGACTCTTACTGGGCCAGCTGCTCCTCTAGCAGAAAGTCTGTAAGTGTTTATGTTCTATTACTTGGTGGTTGCCCTGTCTCTTGGAAATTAAAGAAGCAAGTCACCATTGCACTCTCTTCTGCAGAGGCTAAGTACAGGGCTCTCAGAAAGTTGGTTGCTGAGATTGTTTGGCTGGTCAGGCTCCTAGATGAGCTTACTGTTCCCTCTGTTGTTCCTGTTTCTAT TGATTCTCAGATTGCTGATGTGTTGACCAAAGCTCTCCCAGGTGTTCAACATGGCACTTTATTCTCCAAGCTTGGCATGGTGTCCCATTCCAGCTTGCGTGGGGATGTTAATACTTAG